In Candidatus Binatia bacterium, a single genomic region encodes these proteins:
- a CDS encoding PhnD/SsuA/transferrin family substrate-binding protein — MAEHLIQIGAFTKDAATLAAEGQGFLQAENIRVELDIVTDSPTLMRNLIARRYDLILNNADNVIAWAEGQGADPTPNDFVIFLGGSQGLRQKLVVAPGVRVFDDLKGTVLAVDAPTTGFAIVMICMLKKHGLELNRDYTFKAFGNTMKRADALARGEASAGMMNLSDEEIDRRGFKILARSEDYVEHYARGLGATRRQWAAANEELLVRFTRAMIRATDWIMDTRNKGEAIKLLLPENKNSLAVADEAYEESVSPKFGFTPRSRIDLEGIRTVLELREKVGLMKRPVPKPEKYIDERFYKKALETLER, encoded by the coding sequence ATGGCTGAACATCTCATTCAAATAGGAGCTTTCACCAAAGACGCGGCGACCCTCGCGGCGGAAGGTCAGGGCTTTCTCCAAGCGGAAAACATCCGCGTCGAGCTCGATATCGTCACCGACTCGCCGACCTTGATGCGCAATCTTATCGCCCGGCGATACGATCTCATTCTCAACAACGCCGATAACGTGATCGCCTGGGCGGAAGGACAAGGAGCCGACCCGACGCCCAACGATTTTGTTATTTTTCTCGGCGGCAGCCAGGGCCTGCGGCAGAAACTCGTCGTGGCGCCGGGCGTGAGGGTCTTCGACGACCTCAAGGGAACGGTCCTGGCCGTGGACGCGCCGACGACGGGGTTTGCCATCGTCATGATTTGCATGCTCAAGAAGCACGGCCTGGAGTTGAACCGCGACTACACGTTCAAGGCGTTTGGCAACACGATGAAGCGGGCCGACGCGCTCGCCCGCGGCGAGGCTTCGGCGGGCATGATGAATTTGTCGGACGAAGAGATCGACAGGCGCGGCTTCAAAATCCTGGCGCGGTCCGAGGACTATGTCGAGCATTACGCCCGCGGGCTCGGCGCGACGCGGCGGCAATGGGCCGCGGCCAACGAAGAGCTGCTGGTGCGCTTCACTCGCGCCATGATACGCGCGACCGACTGGATCATGGATACGAGGAACAAAGGCGAGGCCATCAAGCTTCTCTTGCCGGAAAATAAGAATTCGCTGGCGGTAGCGGACGAGGCCTACGAAGAGAGCGTCAGTCCGAAATTCGGCTTTACGCCGCGGAGCCGCATCGATTTGGAAGGCATCCGCACGGTGCTGGAGCTGCGCGAGAAAGTGGGTCTGATGAAGCGTCCGGTTCCCAAGCCGGAGAAATACATCGACGAACGCTTCTACAAGAAGGCGTTGGAGACGCTGGAGAGATAA
- a CDS encoding extracellular solute-binding protein has protein sequence MVAVVLAAALFFVFCRPEILPAQTDWKKEWDNTVRAAEAEGQLTLYGCCYDYDRILESFKRTFPKIKVTTVLGPGGQLGARILAERRADKYLPDVLGAGANTLHDVLYKANALEAFKPALILPEVLDPSKWHEGEHRYIDPEKRHIFAFAANSQSGQISYNLELVKPAEFKSYRDLLSPKLKGKIASLDPTTTGMGAALQFFYYHPELGPAFIRKLYGGMQVTLSRDARQMTDWLASGKFSLCIRCTAGGEVAKAKQQGLHIDFLDTENWKEGGSSSAAGGTLGLLNRAPHPNAAKVFINWFLSREGQIAMQKLGRPDAHNSRRIDIPKDDVDPYNKLEPGKKYFDLAKPEFQDLTPIFKLVKEVLPQK, from the coding sequence ATGGTTGCAGTCGTTTTGGCCGCCGCGCTGTTTTTTGTATTCTGCCGCCCTGAGATTCTTCCGGCTCAGACCGACTGGAAGAAAGAATGGGATAACACCGTTCGGGCCGCCGAGGCCGAAGGCCAACTCACTCTCTACGGCTGTTGCTACGATTACGACCGCATTCTCGAAAGCTTCAAGAGAACTTTCCCGAAAATAAAAGTCACAACCGTTCTCGGACCGGGAGGACAGTTGGGCGCCAGGATCCTGGCGGAGCGCAGGGCCGACAAATATCTTCCCGATGTTCTCGGCGCCGGGGCGAACACGCTCCACGACGTGCTCTACAAAGCCAACGCGCTGGAAGCTTTTAAGCCCGCGCTCATCCTTCCCGAGGTTCTCGACCCGTCCAAGTGGCACGAAGGGGAGCATCGCTACATCGATCCGGAGAAGCGTCATATCTTCGCCTTCGCCGCCAACTCGCAATCGGGGCAGATCAGCTACAACCTCGAATTAGTTAAACCCGCCGAGTTTAAATCTTACCGGGATCTTCTCAGTCCCAAGTTGAAAGGGAAAATCGCCTCGCTCGATCCGACGACGACCGGAATGGGAGCGGCGCTGCAGTTCTTCTATTACCACCCGGAGCTGGGCCCGGCATTTATCCGGAAGCTTTACGGCGGGATGCAAGTGACGCTCAGCCGTGACGCGCGCCAGATGACCGACTGGCTCGCGTCCGGAAAATTTTCTCTCTGCATTCGCTGCACGGCGGGAGGCGAGGTCGCGAAAGCGAAGCAACAAGGTCTTCACATCGATTTTCTCGACACCGAGAACTGGAAGGAAGGCGGCAGCTCGAGCGCGGCCGGCGGAACGCTCGGCTTGCTCAACCGCGCGCCCCACCCCAACGCGGCTAAAGTGTTCATCAACTGGTTTCTCTCGCGCGAGGGTCAGATCGCCATGCAGAAGCTCGGCCGGCCCGACGCCCACAACTCGCGCCGGATCGACATCCCCAAGGATGACGTCGATCCTTACAACAAGCTCGAGCCGGGAAAAAAATATTTCGATCTCGCCAAGCCCGAATTTCAGGACCTGACGCCTATCTTCAAGCTGGTGAAGGAAGTCCTGCCGCAGAAATAA